One region of Arcobacter sp. CECT 8983 genomic DNA includes:
- a CDS encoding diguanylate cyclase, producing MRKSDSIYWKHQLWIVIVSLAITYAFTYTALYDSLKNYFNDTVQYLSSEEKYFTDSVVIDVNDSSLKILQKDFGHWPYTRDKYALIIEFLQSMGVENIVFDIKFVDPRVGDNIFKSTITKYDNIFFVTSVLNEDIPVSLDEQKRLEQMAWSKDSNIPALKFSSLLLPNESVLSTNTIYKLGITAVSEDSDGVIRSIPLLYNVDSKILPSLLLRVKSPKTNIPKINYSSKTNELSLNNKTWNVDNENRVKLFYPKNANSIMSIPFYKISEVALNKKSVSNSSFFKDKTVFIGSSAFLSDRVNTPRGAMSGSYLLAIAYEALKNKQIVKTNNVLNFILLLIAVLFSFYLSSRKEIYNKKVLVVTSLTIVIVFVYGFISLKYFYLETNLFFSLLVIIFSIIFTVINYQLSLSKYNQKLIEETKKLYNEANCDTLTGLLNRRGFDEQYRKYKEIITKTNSSQTACLAVMDLDHFKSVNDTYGHDIGDIVLQKFGKLLKEHLRDIDVPARWGGEEFVILLRNTTIDESIIILNRVRELCKQMQIQTSQGELTVTISIGVTHIEDLNETIDLYVKKADIGLYQAKQNGRNRVCIS from the coding sequence ATGAGAAAATCAGATAGTATATACTGGAAACATCAGCTTTGGATAGTAATTGTATCTTTAGCTATCACATATGCTTTTACTTATACTGCATTATATGATAGTTTGAAAAACTATTTTAATGATACAGTTCAATACCTATCATCAGAAGAAAAATATTTTACTGATAGTGTAGTTATTGATGTAAATGACAGTTCATTAAAAATTCTACAAAAAGATTTTGGACACTGGCCTTACACAAGAGATAAATATGCACTGATAATTGAGTTTTTACAATCAATGGGTGTAGAAAATATAGTTTTTGATATTAAGTTTGTAGATCCAAGAGTTGGGGATAATATTTTTAAAAGTACAATAACAAAGTATGATAATATTTTCTTTGTGACAAGTGTTTTAAATGAAGATATTCCAGTTAGTTTGGATGAACAAAAAAGATTAGAGCAAATGGCTTGGAGCAAAGACTCAAATATACCTGCATTAAAATTTAGTAGTCTTCTTCTTCCCAATGAAAGTGTTCTTAGTACTAACACAATATATAAGCTTGGGATAACTGCTGTTTCTGAAGATAGTGATGGAGTAATTAGGTCAATTCCGTTACTGTATAATGTTGATTCTAAAATACTTCCTTCTTTACTTCTTAGAGTAAAATCACCAAAAACAAATATCCCAAAGATAAACTATAGTTCAAAAACCAATGAACTATCACTAAACAATAAAACATGGAATGTTGATAATGAAAACAGAGTTAAATTGTTTTATCCTAAGAATGCAAACTCAATTATGTCTATTCCTTTTTACAAAATTAGCGAAGTAGCATTAAATAAAAAATCAGTCTCAAATAGTAGTTTTTTTAAAGATAAAACAGTTTTTATAGGAAGTTCAGCATTTTTGTCTGATAGAGTAAATACTCCAAGAGGAGCAATGTCAGGCTCATATTTGCTTGCAATTGCATATGAGGCATTAAAAAATAAACAAATAGTGAAAACTAATAATGTATTAAATTTTATCTTGTTATTGATCGCTGTTTTATTCTCTTTTTATTTAAGTAGTAGAAAAGAGATTTATAATAAAAAGGTATTAGTAGTTACGTCATTGACTATAGTTATAGTTTTTGTATATGGATTTATTTCTTTAAAATATTTCTACTTGGAGACAAATCTATTCTTTTCTTTACTTGTAATCATATTTTCAATTATCTTTACAGTGATAAACTATCAATTATCTTTATCTAAATATAATCAAAAGCTAATTGAAGAGACTAAAAAATTATATAATGAGGCAAATTGTGATACTTTAACTGGTCTTTTAAATAGACGTGGTTTTGATGAACAGTACAGAAAATACAAAGAAATTATCACTAAAACAAACTCTTCTCAAACAGCATGCTTAGCAGTAATGGACCTAGATCATTTTAAAAGTGTTAATGATACATATGGTCATGATATTGGAGATATAGTTTTACAAAAGTTTGGTAAACTTTTAAAAGAGCATTTAAGAGATATTGATGTTCCTGCTAGATGGGGAGGAGAAGAGTTTGTTATTCTTTTAAGGAATACAACAATAGATGAATCAATCATTATTTTAAATAGAGTTAGAGAATTATGTAAACAGATGCAAATTCAAACTTCTCAAGGGGAGCTAACAGTTACAATTAGTATTGGAGTAACGCATATAGAAGATTTAAATGAAACAATTGATTTATATGTAAAAAAAGCTGATATTGGCTTATACCAAGCAAAACAAAATGGTAGAAATAGAGTTTGTATTTCATAA
- the htpG gene encoding molecular chaperone HtpG, with amino-acid sequence MAKHQFQTEVGQLLHLMTHSLYSNKEIFIRELVSNASDAIDKLNYLKLTDDEMKSKLPADWSGEINIAFDEADKSLTIIDNGIGMNEEDLIASIGTIAKSGTKSFVEALTGDAKKDSNLIGQFGVGFYSVFMVADKVDVISKKAGEEQAYKWSSTGTGEFDLSPCTKESNGTVIYIKLKDEEAEEFASKPRIENIVGKYSDHIAYPIFLNYTEEVEEELSEEDKKAGKEPKKTKEKRHEQINKATALWMQPKSKIKDEEYNDFYKSISHDSQDPLATIHTKAEGVNEYTTLFYIPKTAPMDMYRADYQPGVKLYVKRVFITDDDKELLPTYLRFVRGIIDSEDLPLNVSREILQENRILANIKQASVKKILSEIKKLSKDEEKYKEFIEQYNRPLKEGAYQDFTNKDKLLELIRFKSTKTEKDAMTSLEKYKENADSEQKAIFYIVGENEKVLRNSPLLEAYKKNDIEVLILDDKEIDEIVTPMYGAYKEWEFKDITSCEAPKVEQTEEQMKEVEEKFEDITKKIKDILGEAVADVKVTNRLSESPSCVVKDAGDAQMAQMMQMMKAMGQEMPESAPILEINPDHEIVKKLNGCADDKMIDDVSWVLLDQAKLSEGMEITDAVSFAQRLSRITAKAL; translated from the coding sequence ATGGCAAAACATCAATTTCAAACTGAAGTAGGTCAGTTATTACACTTAATGACTCACTCTTTATATTCAAACAAAGAGATTTTTATTAGAGAACTTGTATCAAATGCAAGTGATGCAATTGATAAACTAAACTATTTAAAACTTACAGATGACGAAATGAAGTCAAAGTTACCAGCTGATTGGTCTGGTGAAATTAATATCGCTTTTGATGAAGCAGATAAATCTTTAACAATCATTGATAATGGTATTGGTATGAATGAAGAAGATTTAATCGCTTCTATTGGTACTATTGCAAAATCAGGAACAAAATCTTTTGTTGAAGCTTTAACAGGTGATGCAAAAAAAGATTCAAACTTAATTGGACAGTTTGGTGTTGGTTTCTATTCTGTATTTATGGTAGCTGATAAAGTAGATGTTATCTCTAAAAAAGCAGGAGAAGAGCAAGCATATAAGTGGTCTTCAACTGGTACTGGTGAGTTTGATTTATCACCTTGTACAAAAGAATCAAATGGTACTGTTATTTATATCAAATTAAAAGATGAAGAAGCCGAAGAGTTTGCTTCTAAACCAAGAATTGAAAATATTGTTGGAAAATATTCTGATCATATTGCTTATCCAATCTTCTTAAATTATACAGAAGAAGTAGAAGAAGAGCTTTCTGAAGAAGATAAAAAAGCTGGAAAAGAGCCTAAAAAAACAAAAGAAAAAAGACACGAACAAATCAATAAAGCAACGGCTTTATGGATGCAACCAAAATCAAAAATCAAAGATGAAGAATATAATGATTTCTATAAATCAATCTCTCATGATTCACAAGACCCATTAGCAACTATTCACACAAAAGCAGAGGGTGTAAATGAATATACAACATTATTCTATATTCCTAAAACTGCACCAATGGATATGTACAGAGCTGACTATCAACCAGGTGTAAAACTTTATGTTAAAAGAGTATTTATTACTGATGATGATAAAGAGTTATTACCTACTTACTTAAGATTTGTAAGAGGTATTATTGATTCTGAAGATTTACCATTAAACGTTTCAAGAGAAATCTTACAAGAAAATAGAATCTTAGCAAATATTAAACAAGCTTCTGTAAAGAAAATCTTATCAGAAATCAAAAAGCTTTCAAAAGATGAAGAAAAGTACAAAGAGTTTATTGAACAATACAATAGACCACTTAAAGAGGGTGCTTACCAAGACTTTACAAATAAAGATAAGTTATTAGAGCTTATTAGATTTAAATCAACTAAAACTGAAAAAGATGCAATGACTTCTTTAGAAAAATATAAAGAGAATGCAGACTCAGAACAAAAAGCTATTTTCTATATTGTAGGTGAAAATGAGAAAGTTCTTAGAAACTCACCACTTCTTGAAGCATACAAGAAAAATGATATTGAAGTTCTTATCTTAGATGATAAAGAAATCGATGAAATCGTAACTCCAATGTATGGTGCATACAAAGAGTGGGAGTTTAAAGATATTACTTCTTGTGAAGCTCCAAAAGTAGAGCAAACAGAAGAGCAGATGAAAGAAGTAGAAGAGAAGTTTGAAGATATCACGAAAAAAATCAAAGATATTTTAGGTGAAGCTGTAGCAGACGTAAAAGTTACAAATAGACTTTCTGAATCACCTTCTTGTGTAGTAAAAGATGCAGGTGATGCTCAAATGGCACAAATGATGCAAATGATGAAAGCAATGGGACAAGAGATGCCAGAGTCAGCTCCAATCTTAGAAATCAACCCAGACCATGAGATTGTTAAGAAGTTAAATGGTTGTGCTGATGATAAAATGATTGATGATGTATCATGGGTACTACTAGACCAAGCGAAACTGTCAGAAGGTATGGAAATTACTGATGCGGTTTCATTTGCTCAAAGACTATCAAGAATCACAGCAAAAGCTTTATAA